From one Aeropyrum camini SY1 = JCM 12091 genomic stretch:
- a CDS encoding biotin/lipoyl-containing protein produces MASESLVRIPLDLWPRRGGWRGKVVKVYKRPGDAVEKGEVLAEVEIEKAVLEIESPVSGRVKSIVGEGEEVTPDTVVAVVEGPGDGGG; encoded by the coding sequence TTGGCTTCGGAGAGTCTTGTTAGGATACCCCTTGACCTGTGGCCCCGCAGGGGCGGGTGGCGGGGGAAGGTTGTTAAGGTGTATAAGAGGCCGGGCGATGCTGTGGAGAAGGGCGAGGTCCTAGCCGAGGTTGAGATTGAAAAGGCTGTGCTGGAGATCGAGAGCCCCGTCTCGGGCAGGGTTAAGAGCATAGTCGGCGAGGGTGAGGAGGTTACGCCAGACACTGTGGTAGCGGTGGTGGAGGGCCCTGGCGATGGAGGCGGCTAA
- a CDS encoding orotidine 5'-phosphate decarboxylase / HUMPS family protein, whose amino-acid sequence MSQGSAGLAVKRVIVALDPAVEGDVEKLLGIARLACREGAGIKVGLPMLALGGSEAVSEAARLCSGGGLRVLDLKLADIGYVMRLAVESLARGFDAAIAHAFIGSEGALEELKGALEGMGVRLVLVLSMSHQGSAEVIDPCLDRLISVATRVRPWGVVAPATRPGVIARVRSAMPRTVIMSPGVGAQGGRPGDAICLGGADYEIVGRVVTRSPDPVSALRSVAGSIAERCPERLLPAST is encoded by the coding sequence TTGAGCCAGGGTAGTGCGGGTTTAGCGGTTAAACGGGTGATAGTGGCTCTCGACCCCGCGGTGGAGGGCGATGTTGAGAAGCTACTAGGCATCGCCAGGCTGGCCTGCCGCGAGGGGGCGGGTATTAAGGTGGGCCTGCCGATGCTAGCCCTGGGCGGTTCGGAAGCCGTCTCGGAGGCCGCTAGACTATGCAGCGGAGGGGGGCTGAGGGTTTTAGACCTCAAGCTGGCGGACATAGGCTATGTGATGAGGCTCGCTGTAGAGAGCCTCGCCAGGGGGTTCGACGCCGCCATAGCCCACGCCTTCATAGGCTCGGAGGGTGCTCTGGAGGAGCTTAAGGGTGCTCTGGAGGGTATGGGTGTAAGGCTGGTCCTAGTGTTGTCGATGAGCCACCAGGGCTCCGCGGAGGTGATAGACCCCTGCCTAGACCGGCTCATCTCCGTCGCCACCAGGGTTCGGCCTTGGGGTGTCGTGGCCCCCGCTACAAGGCCAGGGGTTATAGCCAGGGTTAGGTCGGCCATGCCGAGGACCGTTATAATGAGCCCAGGCGTTGGGGCCCAGGGCGGGAGGCCGGGTGACGCCATATGCCTAGGCGGCGCCGACTACGAGATAGTTGGTAGGGTAGTCACCAGGTCGCCCGACCCGGTCTCGGCTTTAAGGAGTGTTGCCGGGTCTATTGCAGAGAGGTGTCCGGAGAGGCTCCTACCCGCCTCCACATGA
- the pyrE gene encoding orotate phosphoribosyltransferase, with translation MSHEELADVLAKVLKKRGAVLRGDFVLSSGRRSSVYIDMRRLLGDESSYTVALDLLLEAGAQELARSSAVIGVATGGLPWAAMLALRLSKPLGYVRPERKGHGTGSQVEGEPPRGRVVVVDDVATTGSSIASSVEVLRNSGYTVTTALVLVDRGEGARELLASMGVRLVSVATLESILKALDRNPA, from the coding sequence TTGTCGCATGAGGAACTAGCGGATGTGCTTGCAAAGGTCCTTAAGAAAAGAGGAGCAGTGTTGAGGGGAGACTTCGTACTTTCCAGCGGTAGGAGGAGCAGCGTGTACATAGACATGCGCCGTCTCCTGGGTGACGAGTCCTCCTACACGGTTGCTCTAGACCTCCTCCTAGAAGCGGGGGCGCAGGAGCTGGCGAGGTCCTCGGCGGTGATAGGCGTGGCCACAGGAGGCCTGCCCTGGGCTGCAATGCTCGCCCTACGCCTGTCAAAACCCCTCGGCTATGTCAGGCCCGAGAGGAAGGGCCATGGAACGGGGTCCCAGGTGGAGGGAGAACCGCCTAGAGGCAGGGTCGTCGTTGTGGATGACGTGGCGACAACAGGATCCAGCATAGCCAGCAGCGTAGAGGTCCTCAGGAACAGCGGCTACACCGTAACCACCGCGCTAGTACTAGTGGATAGGGGTGAGGGGGCTAGGGAGCTGCTGGCCAGCATGGGTGTGAGGTTAGTGAGCGTTGCAACCCTAGAAAGCATACTAAAAGCCTTAGACCGGAATCCCGCTTGA